Proteins encoded together in one Cyanobacterium sp. T60_A2020_053 window:
- a CDS encoding transposase: MKNKAELSGCQIIDVTEEFTSKTCTKCGHVHSKLGGAKVFGVASLRDDMQFSDRLKQL, translated from the coding sequence TTGAAAAATAAAGCTGAGTTAAGTGGCTGTCAAATTATTGATGTGACAGAGGAATTTACCAGCAAAACTTGTACAAAGTGTGGTCATGTTCACAGTAAATTAGGTGGTGCTAAAGTTTTTGGCGTTGCATCATTGCGGGATGATATGCAATTTTCTGATAGGTTGAAACAACTGT